CTGATAGGTATCCATTGTTTCTGGTTGTAATGAATGGAGCTTTTATTTTTGCAGCAGACCTGATGCGAAAACTGAGCATTCCGTGTGAATTAAGCTTTGTAAGGATTAAATCTTACCAAGGCACTTCGAGCACGGGGAAAATCGATATTTTTATGCCACCTGATGTCAAAATTGAAGGAAGACACATCGTGATAGTAGAGGATATTATCGATACTGGCAATACATTGAATGCTTTTATTCCACATCTTAACAGCCAAAATCCTGCATCCTTGTCAGTAACTGCAATTCTGGTGAAACCGGATGCCCATATTCATGAAATCAAGACTGAATATCCGGGCTTTGTAATACCTGAAAAGTTTGTTGTAGGCTTTGGATTGGATTACAATGGAAAGGGAAGGAATCTTCCGGATTTATATCAATTGGCGCATTGATGTACTTCAAAATGTTGTTTTTAAAATTAACACAATAATGGTGATGTTTTCAAATCAGGTTAGAAATGGTTTCCGGAAGTCTATAAAAGTCTGAAAAGTTGATGGAAATTATAAACCAGTTAATAATCGACAGTATTTTTACGTTACGATTGTGTTAAAGGATTGATATTTTTAAAATTATTGGATACTTTTGCAAAACAGATAGCGTTTCCAAAAAGAATTTAAAAACAAACATTTATATATGAAAAACCTGATAATTTTACTTTTCCTGAATATTTTGTTGATTAACTCAGTATTTTCCCAGGGAATAAGCTTTTATGAAGGTCCCTGGAAAGAAGCGATGGAAAAGGCTAAAAAAGAAGACAAACTATTGTTCGTTGATGCTTATGCTAAATGGTGTGGCCCGTGCAAAGCGATGGCTAAAAATGTCTTTACACAACAAAAAGTTGGCGATTACTTCAATTCCAATTTTATAAACCTTAAATTGGATATGGAAGAAGCCGATGGCATCACCTTCGGTCATAAGTATCCTGTAAGTGCTTATCCCACATTATACTTTATAGACGGTGATGGAAAAGTCATCAAAATGGTAAAAGGTGGTCAACAACCTGATGGTCTGATCAATTTGGGTGTTGAAGCATTAAAAAATGTGGACAGAAGCGGTGACTTTAGTGCAAAATATGACGCAGGTGACAGGGACTATGATTTAGTATTTAAGTACGTAAAAGCGTTAAATCAAGCCGGAAAGCCAAGTCTTAAAATTTCAAACGAATATCTGAATTCAAATCCTGAAATTACAGAAGATCAAAAGTTATCATTTATTTTTGAAGCCACGGTGGATGCTGATTCCCGAATTTTTGACAAATTTTTGGAAGATAAGTCTAAAATTATAAAATTGACAGACGAAAAAAGTTATTCATCCAAAGCCATGAAAGCATGCGATGTAGCCATTCAGAAAGCCATTGATTTTGAATCGGAAACCATACTAAATGATGCATTTATAAAGGCAAAAAAGGCATTTCCGGATGATTCAGAAAAATACATTCTGAAATCAAAAATGAAGTATTATAAATCATCTAAAGAAACAGAAAATTATCTCTCAGCAGCAAAAACGCTGTATAAAAAATCTGCCAAAG
The genomic region above belongs to Saprospiraceae bacterium and contains:
- the hpt gene encoding hypoxanthine phosphoribosyltransferase, whose product is MNESQIQIEDLIFDRYILAEDIDMKISEIATNLNSDYADRYPLFLVVMNGAFIFAADLMRKLSIPCELSFVRIKSYQGTSSTGKIDIFMPPDVKIEGRHIVIVEDIIDTGNTLNAFIPHLNSQNPASLSVTAILVKPDAHIHEIKTEYPGFVIPEKFVVGFGLDYNGKGRNLPDLYQLAH
- a CDS encoding thioredoxin family protein encodes the protein MKNLIILLFLNILLINSVFSQGISFYEGPWKEAMEKAKKEDKLLFVDAYAKWCGPCKAMAKNVFTQQKVGDYFNSNFINLKLDMEEADGITFGHKYPVSAYPTLYFIDGDGKVIKMVKGGQQPDGLINLGVEALKNVDRSGDFSAKYDAGDRDYDLVFKYVKALNQAGKPSLKISNEYLNSNPEITEDQKLSFIFEATVDADSRIFDKFLEDKSKIIKLTDEKSYSSKAMKACDVAIQKAIDFESETILNDAFIKAKKAFPDDSEKYILKSKMKYYKSSKETENYLSAAKTLYKKSAKDAETLKFVVKDILLGFDDNKKLIDLATDCMSDVYKIDDSFEHLGLYCNVLILKSEVVKAIEITTKAKEKAISKNEDPGRYDGLLNYLQSKKA